From a single Silene latifolia isolate original U9 population chromosome 6, ASM4854445v1, whole genome shotgun sequence genomic region:
- the LOC141658630 gene encoding uncharacterized protein LOC141658630 produces the protein MFEYNQLVGENSHQGNTIKVNQQMWPDWLPQDWSIHQNIDDLGDPSNVFYSNAKGKRFYFKEDVIQYITKHRSYNKTSKQIRTKFKKAKYILEDIKLLSEDVSTSYSNNTPNWPEWLPQDWSIQRSHDDPDDVYYCSPDRKKFRCKDDVLNHIAAQSTSRKPKTMPKTKQIRRKRKTPQAEDEQECAGTKKRRRKDNNVAGDCELKLAGAPLLKKGKETKQYRKKQ, from the exons ATGTTCGAATACAATCAATTAGTTGGAGAAAATTCCCATCAAGGCAACACAATTAAGGTTAATCAGCAAATGTGGCCAGATTGGCTTCCTCAAGATTGGAGCATTCATCAAAATATAGATGATCTCGGTGACCCATCTAATGTG TTTTATTCAAATGCCAAAGGGAAGCGGTTTTACTTCAAGGAAGATGTTATTCAATATATTACTAAACATCGGTCATATAACAAGACGAGCAAGCAAATTAGGACAAAATTTAAGAAGGCGAAGT ATATTTTAGAAGATATAAAACTATTAAGCGAAGATGTTTCAACCTCCTATTCAAACAATACACCAAATTGGCCTGAATGGCTTCCACAAGATTGGTCCATTCAACGCAGTCATGACGATCCCGACGATGTG TACTACTGTAGCCCGGATAGGAAGAAGTTCCGATGCAAGGATGATGTTCTAAACCATATTGCTGCTCAATCTACAAGTCGAAAGCCCAAGACCATGCCGAAGACCAAGCAAATAAGACGTAAAAGAAAGACTCCACAAGCCGAGG ATGAGCAGGAGTGTGCTGGTACAAAAAAGCGAAGACGCAAGGACAACAATGTGGCCGGAGATTGTGAACTGAAGTTAGCCGGTGCCCCCCTCctgaaaaaaggaaaagaaactaaGCAGTACCGGAAGAAGCAATAA
- the LOC141587621 gene encoding putative F-box protein At5g50220 — MPVESEKSSKKAKSSSSNIRHSSKYLPLDVWASIIVNLPVKTLLRFRCVCKSWCSIIDHPDFAYTNLKLRKIDSKKSKIFALEGFGQQGPRRCLLTVRQGDTLQKTAQIFESSDKYYLAGRCNELLLLKRFVFPGDFNPGYEKEMRLWNPSIRKSLLIPPCPLGNAVYLLGFAPRSKDYKIIAIDNNINRAKNYSYIAVYTLSDQQWCVRNNDVDDPLVKNQHQYELTHLVSFNFDSEKFTLLEVPRDSKGTNIMRFLFILGESLAIFSVTQERSRIWVLERGSGKGVWTKWFSGCSTAETYNLFNSNWPGSPILPVFYYESDGESYFVFGNKSYNIASGRVKVLEKSMSGYLDLGIYMESLVLWKGYGAEDMASFP, encoded by the exons ATGCCCGTCGAAAGCGAAAAGAGCTCGAAGAAGGCgaaatcatcatcatcaaacaTACGCCATAGTTCCAAGTACTTACCCCTTGATGTGTGGGCAAGTATTATTGTCAATTTACCAGTGAAAACCCTGTTGAGATTCAGGTGCGTCTGTAAATCTTGGTGCTCTATTATTGATCACCCTGACTTTGCTTACACGAATCTTAAACTGCGGAAAATTGATTCGAAGAAAAGTAAAATATTTGCCCTTGAAGGATTTGGACAGCAAGGTCCAAGAAGATGCTTGTTGACAGTTCGTCAGGGCGACACTCTTCAAAAAACTGCGCAGATTTTCGAGAGTTCTGACAAATACTATCTAGCAGGGAGATGTAATGAATTGTTGTTATTGAAACGGTTTGTTTTTCCAGGCGATTTCAACCCTGGTTATGAAAAAGAAATGAGACTGTGGAACCCTTCTATTCGCAAATCGTTGTTAATTCCCCCTTGCCCGCTTGGCAATGCTGTCTACCTACTTGGGTTTGCTCCTCGCAGTAAGGACTATAAAATCATTGCGATTGATAATAATATTAACCGTGCAAAGAATTACTCATATATCGCAGTTTATACCCTCAGCGATCAACAATGGTGTGTTAGAAATAATGATGTGGAT GATCCACTTGTGAAGAACCAACATCAGTATGAACTAACTCATCTTGTTTCTTTTAACTTTGATTCGGAAAAATTCACCCTTTTGGAAGTTCCAAGGGATTCGAAGGGAACAAATATCATGAGGTTTTTGTTTATTCTTGGGGAATCGCTGGCAATTTTTAGTGTTACTCAAGAAAGATCAAGAATATGGGTGCTGGAGCGGGGGAGCGGAAAGGGGGTATGGACTAAATGGTTTTCAGGATGTTCGACTGCTGAAACTTATAATCTTTTCAATAGTAATTGGCCAGGTTCACCAATATTACCAGTATTCTATTATGAGAGTGATGGCGAAAGCTATTTTGTTTTTGGGAACAAGTCTTATAATATTGCTAGTGGACGAGTGAAAGTGCTCGAAAAATCTATGAGCGGTTATTTGGATTTGGGAATATATATGGAGAGCTTGGTATTGTGGAAAGGATACGGAGCTGAGGATATGGCATCTTTCCCATGA